A genomic segment from Conger conger chromosome 2, fConCon1.1, whole genome shotgun sequence encodes:
- the uts2r2 gene encoding urotensin-2 receptor 2: protein MPIQRRTILKSTDRKGIHLQLQSATPQPSFWKRPPGYLLVTAIGVCGVVGWLYFNFDSEITETLVRQDEVVQQPKIFTVQCSEDYDNYKRYPGCTPQTCGRAVTDGVVTHEEALVLQRLAERGLSLAGSDGGASILDLHSGALSMGKQFVNIYRYFGEQIKDVFSEDDFQLYRAVRARIQGVIAETFGLDPSRMYLTKPTFFSRINGSVAKTTHDEYWHPHIDKVTYGSFDYTSLLYLSDYGRDFGGGRFVFMDADGNRTVEPRAGRVSFFSSGSENLHRVEKVGWGTRFAITVSFTCDQAHAIADPSLP, encoded by the exons ATGCCCATACAACGGCGAACGATTCTGAAATCTACTGACAGAAAGGGGATCCATCTACAACTTCAAAG TGCAACGCCACAGCCCTCTTTTTGGAAGAGACCCCCAGGTTACCTGCTTGTTACAGCTattggggtgtgtggtgtagtgggcTGGCTGTACTTCAACTTTGACAGTGAAATAACAGAGACACTTGTGCGGCAAGATGAGGTGGTCCAGCAGCCAAAGATATTCACGGTTCAGTGCTCTGAGGATTATGACAATTACAAACGGTACCCAG GCTGCACCCCTCAGACCTGTGGACGAGCTGTAACCGACGGTGTAGTTACACACGAGGAGGCATTAGTGCTGCAGAG ATTGGCAGAGAGGGGGCTGTCACTAGCGGGCTCTGATGGAGGT GCCTCTATCCTGGACCTGCATTCTGGGGCTCTGTCAATGGGGAAACAGTTTGTGAATATCTACAG GTATTTTGGGGAACAGATCAAAGATGTATTTTCTGAGGACGACTTTCAGCTCTACCG GGCTGTGCGTGCGAGGATTCAGGGGGTGATAGCAGAGACATTTGGACTGGATCCATCCCGCATGTACCTTACCAAGCCCACGTTCTTCTCCCGCATCAACGGCAGCGTGGCCAAGACTACTCACGATGAATACTGGCATCCACACATAGACAAG GTGACGTATGGCTCTTTTGACTACACATCGTTGTTGTACCTGTCTGACTACGGCAGAGACTTTGGTGGGGGACGCTTTGTCTTCATGGATGCAGATGGAAATCGGACTGTGGAACCACGTGCAG GTCGAGTGTCTTTCTTCTCGTCTGGATCAGAGAACCTCCACCGTGTTGAAAAAGTTGGATGGGGCACACGCTTTGCCATCACTGTTTCCTTTACGTGTGACCAAGCCCATGCCATCGCCGACCCGTCCCTGCCATAG
- the hexd gene encoding hexosaminidase D → MNVSPWPTGKKLVHLDLKGAPPRMSYMEKLIPLIARLGADGLLLEYEDTFPYEGDLKVLQATDHPLYSREEIKSIQDLAKSNGLEVIPLVQTFGHLEFVLKHREFWELREAVYSLGTLNPHREHSVNLVLQMVRQVLELHPDIRCLHIGADEVYVLGQGEESRNWLCIPGHDIHQLFLGHVTKVAKLIRATWPHLSLIMWDDMLRSISHSTLKDSGLVELVQPMLWDYSPSLDVAGTVNLLETYKSAGLSKVWAASSFKGSTDVSTCVTSTQRHVDNHLQWLQVAAALPSGIEMQGIAITGWQRYDHLSVLCELLPVGLPSLASCLETLCQGSFSKESQTKVTETLGISTVEVKDIVSSPCAASCSPYPGQRLAKLVVELSELLQSEELRFQDTNMFVKGWFTPYHRRRKIINPLMGQQIQQHAAALLTAVELKVEAVRQEMVTYFPESTALEWIEQHVSVVLDPIRRLLEDIQVTIQKVLPSSFHLLSPGQHG, encoded by the exons ATGAATGTGTCACCATGGCCCACTGGGAAGAAACTTGTTCACCTAGATTTAAAGGGAGCTCCTCCCAGAATGAGCTACATGGAAAAG CTCATCCCTCTGATTGCTCGTTTGGGTGCTGATGGTTTACTCCTGGAGTATGAAGACACGTTTCCTTACGAGGGCGATCTGAAGGTTCTACAAGCTACTGATCATCCCCTATACAG CCGTGAGGAGATCAAATCGATCCAGGATCTGGCAAAGTCCAATGGCTTAGAAGTAATTCCACTGGTGCAGACTTTTGGACATCTGGAG tttgtTCTAAAGCACAGAGAATTCTGGGAGCTGCGTGAGGCAGTATACAGTCTGGGAACTCTGAATCCCCACAGGGAACACAGTGTAAACCTGGTGCTGCAGATGGTGCGTCAGGTGCTGGAGCTACACCCTGACATCAGGTGTCTGCACATTGGGGCTGATGAG GTGTATGTCTTGGGCCAAGGGGAGGAGTCAAGGAATTGGCTTTGTATCCCTGGCCATGATATTcaccagctgtttcttggccatgTGACGAAAGTGGCGAAGCTCATACGAGCAACCTGGCCTCACCTCAGTCTCATCATGTGGGATGACATGTTGAGGAGCATATCCCATAGCACTCTCAAAG ACAGCGGTCTTGTAGAACTGGTCCAGCCAATGTTGTGGGACTACAGCCCTTCTCTGGATGTGGCAGGCACAG TCAATCTGCTGGAGACCTACAAGAGTGCAGGACTATCCAAAGTGTGGGCAGCCAGCTCTTTTAAAGGGTCCACAGACGTGAGTACCTGCGTGACCTCCACTCAGAGGCATGTGGACAACCATCTTCAGTGGCTCCAGGTGGCAGCTGCATTGCCCAGTGGGATAGAAATGCAGGGCATTGCCATCACTGGCTGGCAAAG GTATGATCACCTGTCTGTCCTCtgtgaactgctacctgtaggCCTACCTTCCTTGGCCTCCTGCCTGGAAACCCTGTGCCAAG GCAGCTTCAGTAAGGAGTCTCAGACAAAGGTAACCGAGACTCTTGGAATCTCCACTGTGGAGGTGAAAGATATAGTGAG CTCACCCTGTGCAGCCAGCTGTTCCCCCTACCCTGGGCAGAGGCTGGCTAAACTGGTCGTGGAGCTGAGTGAACTGCTGCAGTCTGAGGAGCTTCGCTTCCAGGACACCAACAT GTTTGTGAAGGGGTGGTTTACCCCATACCACAGGCGGAGGAAGATCATCAACCCCCTTATGGGACAGCAAATCCAGCAGCATGCAGCAGC CTTGCTGACAGCGGTAGAGCTGAAGGTGGAGGCTGTGAGACAGGAGATGGTTACGTATTTTCCTGAGTCCACCGCTCTGGAGTGGATTGAGCAGCACGTCAGCGTGGTGCTGGACCCCATCCGCCGCTTGCTGGAAGATATACAAGTCACCATCCAGAAGGTGCTGCCATCCAGctttcacctcctctctccggGGCAACACGGTTGA
- the LOC133121719 gene encoding cytochrome b-245 chaperone 1 homolog: MGYMVVAEHTSSLLHLKRLPGIRSWSLLVGISSVGLAAAYYSTDSVLWKLFYVTGCFFVAMQNMDDWEEAIFDKSRSVIELKTFSLYAKILTLWKRGQEKMMLDMQNVRDVCVEEEKVRYLGKGYLVTLRMATGFSHPLTQSATLGGRSDADSTVALLKRFLGFEELQRRWQQEEECDDSSDSEDLDEL; encoded by the exons ATGGGGTATATGGTGGTGGCGGAACACACTTCCAGTCTCTTGCATCTGAAGAGATTGCCTGGAATTCGCTCCTGGTCACTACTAGTTG GTATATCCTCTGTTGGTCTGGCTGCAGCATACTACAGCACAG ACAGTGTGCTATGGAAGCTGTTCTATGTGACAGGATGTTTCTTTGTGGCTATGCAGAACATGGATGATTGGGAg GAGGCAATATTTGACAAATCCAGAAGTGTGATAGAGCTCAAGACGTTTAGCCTGTATGCCAAGATACTGACTCTGTGGAAGAGAGGTCAGGAGAAAA TGATGCTAGACATGCAAAatgtgagagatgtgtgtgtggaagaagAGAAAGTGCGGTACCTGGGAAAAGGTTACCTGGTCACGTTGCGAATGGCCACGGGCttctcacacccactcactcagaGTGCAACTCTGGGTGGACGCAG TGATGCAGATTCAACTGTTGCCCTGCTGAAGCGCTTCCTGGGGTTCGAGGAGTTGCAGCGCCGCTGGCAACAAGAGGAAGAGTGTGATGACAGCAGTGATTCAGAGGATCTCGATGAGCTTTGA
- the narf gene encoding nuclear prelamin A recognition factor isoform X1 gives MSEINIGRLKEKCENCSKQQCSKKQSKEGPGSLQEKAVANGEVSEPHQVQQILLSSCLSCEGCLSEEESQRISQQNLEEFKKVLSLNERCDASKHKVLVVSVCPQSLPFFAVKFCLGIPEATQKLCAFLKSLGIHHVFDSTLAAGFSILESQREFVQRFRRRHHDLHALPMFTSSCPGWIRYAERVLGSLVTPHICTAKSPQQIMGSLVKDFFTQQQKLTPGKVFHIVVAPCFDKKLEAVRDEFFNSLLESRDVDCVLTSGEIFQLMEERKVTVESLDSVPLDHVFGEADEAGLVRHEGRGSEGFLEHIFKNAAKELFGFEVNEIVYKTLRNRDFQEVSLERDGETLLHFAAIYGFRNIQTLVHRMRKGRVPYQLVEVLSCPGGCLGGRGQAEGEGGRADKILSQQMEEAYSSLPVRLPEMNPELQRLYHDWLEGQDSPRTLQVLHTQYSQQEQPQTLPPHIQW, from the exons atgtCCGAAATCAATATCGGAAGGCTAaaggaaaaatgtgaaaactgcTCCAAGCAG CAGTGCAGCAAGAAACAAAGCAAAGAAGGTCCAGGTTCGCTGCAGGAAAAGGCTGTGGCCAATGGAGAG gtGAGCGAACCCCACCAGGTGCAGCAGATTTTGCTGAGTTCATGCTTGTCTTGTGAGGGTTGTTTGTCAGAGGAAGAAAGCCAGCGCATCTCCCAGCAGAACCTGGAGGAGTTCAAGAAAGTGCTCAGCCTAAACGAG AGATGTGATGCCTCAAAACACAAAGTGCTGGTGGTCTCTGTGTGCCCCCAGTCCCTACCTTTCTTTGCTGTCAAGTTCTGTTTGGGCATCCCAGAGGCCACACAGAAACTCTGTGCCTTTTTAAAGAGCCTGG GCATTCATCATGTTTTCGACAGCACACTTGCAGCCGGCTTCAGTatcctggagagccagaggGAGTTTGTTCAGAGATTCCGGCGCAGACATCATGATCTTCATGCCCTCCCTATGTTCACGTCCTCTTGTCCAG GATGGATTCGCTATGCTGAGCGCGTTTTGGGCAGTCTGGTCACCCCACATATATGCACAGCCAAGTCCCCTCAACAGATCATGGGCTCCCTGGTCAAGGATTTCTTCACACAACAACAG AAGCTGACCCCAGGCAAGGTCTTCCATATTGTCGTGGCCCCCTGCTTTGACAAGAAGCTGGAGGCAGTCCGAGATGAATTCTTCAACAGCCTGCTGGAGAGTCGTGATGTTGACTGCGTGCTTACCTCAG GTGAAATATTTCAGCTGATGGAGGAGAGGAAAGTGACAGTTGAGAGTTTGGATTCTGTCCCTTTGGATCACGT GTTTGGGGAGGCTGATGAGGCAGGTCTGGTGAGACATGAAGGCAGAGGATCAGAGGGCTTCCTGGAACACATCTTCAAAAATGCTGCCAAGGAGCTGTTTGGCTTTGAGGTGAATGAAATAGTATATAAGACGCTGAg GAATCGTGACTTCCAAGAGGTGTCCCTTGAGCGCGATGGAGAGACGCTGCTGCACTTTGCGGCCATCTACGGCTTCCGTAACATCCAGACCCTGGTGCACCGGATGAGAAAGGGCAGGGTGCCGTACCAGTTGGTGGAGGTGCTTTCCTGCCCTGGAG GCTGCCTGGGCGGTCGGGGACAGGCGGAGGGCGAGGGAGGGCGCGCGGATAAGATCCTGTCCCAGCAGATGGAGGAGGCCTACAGTAGTTTGCCTGTGCGGCTGCCGGAGATGAACCCTGAGCTGCAGCGGCTCTACCACGACTGGCTGGAGGGCCAGGACTCGCCACGGACGCTGCAGGTCCTCCATACGCAGTACTCCCAGCAGGAGCAGCCCCAGACGCTACCTCCTCATATCCAGTGGTGA
- the narf gene encoding nuclear prelamin A recognition factor isoform X2, giving the protein MSEINIGRLKEKCENCSKQCSKKQSKEGPGSLQEKAVANGEVSEPHQVQQILLSSCLSCEGCLSEEESQRISQQNLEEFKKVLSLNERCDASKHKVLVVSVCPQSLPFFAVKFCLGIPEATQKLCAFLKSLGIHHVFDSTLAAGFSILESQREFVQRFRRRHHDLHALPMFTSSCPGWIRYAERVLGSLVTPHICTAKSPQQIMGSLVKDFFTQQQKLTPGKVFHIVVAPCFDKKLEAVRDEFFNSLLESRDVDCVLTSGEIFQLMEERKVTVESLDSVPLDHVFGEADEAGLVRHEGRGSEGFLEHIFKNAAKELFGFEVNEIVYKTLRNRDFQEVSLERDGETLLHFAAIYGFRNIQTLVHRMRKGRVPYQLVEVLSCPGGCLGGRGQAEGEGGRADKILSQQMEEAYSSLPVRLPEMNPELQRLYHDWLEGQDSPRTLQVLHTQYSQQEQPQTLPPHIQW; this is encoded by the exons atgtCCGAAATCAATATCGGAAGGCTAaaggaaaaatgtgaaaactgcTCCAAGCAG TGCAGCAAGAAACAAAGCAAAGAAGGTCCAGGTTCGCTGCAGGAAAAGGCTGTGGCCAATGGAGAG gtGAGCGAACCCCACCAGGTGCAGCAGATTTTGCTGAGTTCATGCTTGTCTTGTGAGGGTTGTTTGTCAGAGGAAGAAAGCCAGCGCATCTCCCAGCAGAACCTGGAGGAGTTCAAGAAAGTGCTCAGCCTAAACGAG AGATGTGATGCCTCAAAACACAAAGTGCTGGTGGTCTCTGTGTGCCCCCAGTCCCTACCTTTCTTTGCTGTCAAGTTCTGTTTGGGCATCCCAGAGGCCACACAGAAACTCTGTGCCTTTTTAAAGAGCCTGG GCATTCATCATGTTTTCGACAGCACACTTGCAGCCGGCTTCAGTatcctggagagccagaggGAGTTTGTTCAGAGATTCCGGCGCAGACATCATGATCTTCATGCCCTCCCTATGTTCACGTCCTCTTGTCCAG GATGGATTCGCTATGCTGAGCGCGTTTTGGGCAGTCTGGTCACCCCACATATATGCACAGCCAAGTCCCCTCAACAGATCATGGGCTCCCTGGTCAAGGATTTCTTCACACAACAACAG AAGCTGACCCCAGGCAAGGTCTTCCATATTGTCGTGGCCCCCTGCTTTGACAAGAAGCTGGAGGCAGTCCGAGATGAATTCTTCAACAGCCTGCTGGAGAGTCGTGATGTTGACTGCGTGCTTACCTCAG GTGAAATATTTCAGCTGATGGAGGAGAGGAAAGTGACAGTTGAGAGTTTGGATTCTGTCCCTTTGGATCACGT GTTTGGGGAGGCTGATGAGGCAGGTCTGGTGAGACATGAAGGCAGAGGATCAGAGGGCTTCCTGGAACACATCTTCAAAAATGCTGCCAAGGAGCTGTTTGGCTTTGAGGTGAATGAAATAGTATATAAGACGCTGAg GAATCGTGACTTCCAAGAGGTGTCCCTTGAGCGCGATGGAGAGACGCTGCTGCACTTTGCGGCCATCTACGGCTTCCGTAACATCCAGACCCTGGTGCACCGGATGAGAAAGGGCAGGGTGCCGTACCAGTTGGTGGAGGTGCTTTCCTGCCCTGGAG GCTGCCTGGGCGGTCGGGGACAGGCGGAGGGCGAGGGAGGGCGCGCGGATAAGATCCTGTCCCAGCAGATGGAGGAGGCCTACAGTAGTTTGCCTGTGCGGCTGCCGGAGATGAACCCTGAGCTGCAGCGGCTCTACCACGACTGGCTGGAGGGCCAGGACTCGCCACGGACGCTGCAGGTCCTCCATACGCAGTACTCCCAGCAGGAGCAGCCCCAGACGCTACCTCCTCATATCCAGTGGTGA